One window from the genome of Flavobacterium agricola encodes:
- a CDS encoding SanA/YdcF family protein, translating into MKFKIKLFLFICVLIIGSIIYCDAVVTNQAQNKVYETTETIPYNKVGLLLGTGKYLKNGAINPYYANRITAAAALYHANKISTLVISGDNSTPTYNEPQSMMDDLLALGIPAQHMYLDYAGFRTLDSVYRLQAIFGQQQFTVISQKFHNERALFIADYLGLNGIGYNAADVSAKQGLKTNLREKLARVKVFIDKFVDKEPKFQGEKINIS; encoded by the coding sequence ATGAAGTTTAAAATAAAACTATTCCTTTTTATTTGTGTACTTATTATAGGTAGTATTATTTATTGTGATGCAGTTGTAACCAATCAAGCGCAAAACAAAGTTTATGAAACAACCGAAACCATTCCGTACAACAAAGTTGGTTTATTACTAGGTACCGGAAAGTACCTAAAAAACGGTGCAATCAATCCGTATTACGCAAACCGAATTACAGCTGCAGCTGCTTTATATCATGCCAACAAAATTAGCACATTGGTTATTAGCGGCGATAATAGTACCCCAACATATAACGAACCGCAAAGCATGATGGACGATTTACTTGCTTTGGGCATTCCGGCCCAGCATATGTATTTAGATTATGCAGGATTTAGAACTTTAGATTCTGTTTATCGCTTACAAGCTATTTTTGGACAACAGCAATTTACTGTAATTTCTCAAAAATTTCATAACGAGCGCGCTTTGTTTATAGCCGATTATTTAGGTTTAAACGGCATCGGTTATAACGCGGCTGATGTTTCGGCAAAACAAGGACTAAAAACCAATCTGCGCGAAAAATTAGCTCGAGTAAAGGTATTTATTGATAAGTTTGTTGATAAAGAACCAAAATTTCAGGGCGAAAAAATTAATATATCATAA